The following proteins are co-located in the Gopherus evgoodei ecotype Sinaloan lineage unplaced genomic scaffold, rGopEvg1_v1.p scaffold_39_arrow_ctg1, whole genome shotgun sequence genome:
- the LOC115642285 gene encoding immunoglobulin alpha-2 heavy chain-like, whose amino-acid sequence MALSEVDPIFTLWQTLLPAVWKGETSLVRFKKNTTLRLSSLIKSRICLGDSGSDQTHLFIAPEPLHGCVAPGAAAPVSWVWVLSFHPLRVICKAGDSLRLSCKASGFDFSSYYMEWFRQAPGKGLEWAAEIRHDASKQWYSSPVEGRVTISRDNPNNLLYLQMTGLKPEDAARYHCARRTYLTAVGGANDPASELNSVSTSSTIPDTVINPKCRPATFDVIEQTLQRVTTQC is encoded by the exons ATGG CTCTCTCAGAGGTGGATCCCATATTTACCCTGTGGCAGACCCTCCTACCAGCGGTATGGAAAGGGGAGACCTCGCTCGtccgatttaaaaaaaatacaacgcTCAGACTTTCCTCGCTCATCAAGTCCCGGATCTGTCTCGGGGACTCCGGTTCGGACCAGACCCATCTGTTCATCGCTCCCGAACCGCTCCATGGCTGTGTTGCCCCTGGTGCAGCTGCTCCTGTGAGTTGGGTTTGGGTTCTCTCCTTCCACCCATTACGCGTTATTTGC AAAGCCGGAGACTCTCTccgcctctcctgcaaagcctccggGTTCGACTTCAGCAGCTACTACATGGAATGGTTCCGCCAGGCTCCCGGGAAGGGACTGGAGTGGGCGGCTGAGATTAGACATGATGCATCCAAGCAGTGGTACTCCTCGCCTGTTGAAGGGCGAGTCACCATCTCCAGGGACAATCCCAACAACCTGCTGTATCTGCAAATGACCGGCCTGAAGCCCGAGGACGCCGCCCGGTATCACTGTGCCAGACGCACA TACCTGACCGCAGTCGGGGGAGCTAATGATCCAGCCAGTGAGCTGAATTCCGTGAGCACTAGCTCAACCATTCCCGACACTGTGATCAACCCCAAGTGCAGGCCAGCAACCTTTGATGTCATTGAACAAACTCTACAGCGTGTTACAACTCAATGTTGA